A stretch of Ligilactobacillus faecis DNA encodes these proteins:
- a CDS encoding helix-turn-helix domain-containing protein, which produces MENRIRELRAERGLTLANLANNTGLAVSTISQYEKGDRKPKIEAWQKLADYFGVSVGYLQGIEEKSQTDAGRQQRWNKRKEKITKALREGYMNDESWESIYQRFKREWDAHELEERRVQGDGNDDTR; this is translated from the coding sequence TTGGAAAACAGAATTAGAGAACTGCGGGCAGAAAGAGGTCTTACCTTAGCAAATCTAGCTAACAATACTGGTTTAGCAGTTAGTACTATCAGTCAATATGAAAAGGGAGATAGAAAGCCCAAAATAGAGGCTTGGCAAAAGCTAGCAGATTACTTTGGCGTATCGGTCGGCTATCTACAAGGCATAGAAGAAAAAAGCCAAACAGATGCAGGGAGACAACAGCGGTGGAATAAGAGAAAAGAGAAGATCACAAAGGCCTTACGTGAGGGATATATGAATGATGAGTCGTGGGAAAGCATCTATCAACGATTTAAGCGTGAGTGGGATGCACATGAACTTGAAGAGAGGAGAGTGCAAGGCGATGGAAATGATGACACAAGATGA
- a CDS encoding DUF1064 domain-containing protein, giving the protein MKNKPGTHFGRKVELDGIVFDSQKEADFYQRFVKHSGYEFDVHPRFVLEEAGAMTAITYKPDFVIYDRNGRILHVYDVKSSLDGRYGADPAAKLRFNLFQRRFKKAVEVVVPRKNDFKMRIFGLSKNVNTRRVTTKGKVQFYDIMQNLDYDPAEFFKVR; this is encoded by the coding sequence ATGAAGAATAAACCAGGCACGCATTTTGGTCGTAAGGTCGAACTCGATGGGATCGTGTTTGATTCACAAAAAGAGGCTGACTTCTATCAGCGTTTTGTCAAACATAGTGGCTACGAGTTTGACGTGCATCCCCGATTTGTGCTTGAAGAAGCTGGAGCTATGACGGCGATCACATATAAACCAGATTTTGTGATCTATGATCGTAATGGACGTATCTTGCATGTTTACGACGTTAAATCTAGCTTAGATGGACGATACGGTGCTGATCCAGCTGCTAAGTTGAGATTTAACTTATTTCAACGACGGTTTAAAAAAGCTGTTGAAGTAGTTGTGCCACGCAAGAATGATTTTAAGATGCGGATCTTTGGACTAAGCAAGAACGTCAATACTCGTAGAGTTACGACAAAAGGTAAGGTACAGTTTTACGACATCATGCAAAATCTTGATTACGATCCAGCAGAATTTTTTAAAGTGAGGTGA
- a CDS encoding DNA primase — protein sequence MSLNFYADIDNFKVDSKGNVSITVKLEGWGLNNQLDNLSKLKEDGRAKITIESAITHYKRTVDAETLEPVEFFEKDGNGVWTSVKNEQLSLEVGGEQTIEQDEEITADIVDKFLLIENYEIKGDFEPRKTLAMLSEGYSFDEIATALKFESTTELINKLNEARVEYAAMAKAWSKANEE from the coding sequence ATGAGTTTAAACTTTTATGCAGACATCGACAATTTCAAGGTAGATTCCAAGGGCAATGTATCAATTACAGTCAAGTTAGAGGGTTGGGGGCTAAACAATCAGCTAGATAACTTATCCAAGCTAAAAGAAGATGGTCGAGCAAAGATCACAATCGAATCAGCGATCACGCATTACAAACGTACCGTAGATGCTGAAACACTTGAGCCAGTTGAATTTTTCGAAAAAGACGGTAATGGCGTGTGGACGTCAGTAAAAAATGAACAATTATCGCTTGAAGTAGGTGGAGAACAAACAATCGAACAAGATGAAGAGATCACAGCAGATATTGTTGATAAATTCCTGCTGATCGAGAATTACGAAATCAAAGGTGATTTCGAACCACGTAAAACGCTAGCAATGTTATCTGAGGGATATAGTTTTGATGAGATCGCAACGGCTTTGAAGTTTGAAAGCACAACAGAATTGATCAATAAGCTAAACGAAGCACGGGTTGAGTATGCTGCGATGGCTAAGGCATGGAGCAAAGCTAATGAAGAATAA